A DNA window from Jaculus jaculus isolate mJacJac1 chromosome 1, mJacJac1.mat.Y.cur, whole genome shotgun sequence contains the following coding sequences:
- the Pprc1 gene encoding peroxisome proliferator-activated receptor gamma coactivator-related protein 1 isoform X4, whose amino-acid sequence MAARRGRKDRVAPLPSGGPGPDPGGGVRGGGWASRSQAPYGTVGAVSGGEQVLLHEEVDDSSFVSLSRLGSSLRDKDLGMEELILQDETLLGTMQSYMDASLISLIEDFGSLGESRLSLEDQNEMSLLTALTEILDNADSENLSPFDSIPDSELLVSPRESSSLHKLLSLSRTPPERDLITPIDSLGPSTGSSRVEVSLADPSWDFSPPSFLETSSPKLPSWRPPRSRPRWGQSPPPQQRSDGEEEEEVASFSGQVLAGEPDHSVSASSDFPMHLACPEEEDKSAAAEGAVPAPGDESISSLSELVRAMHPYCLPSLTHLASLEDELQEQADDVTLPEGCVVLEIVGQAAAAGDDLEIPVVVRQIPAGPQSAFLDDSLEASSALQMLMPTLESGTEDDVPKLASCPEQEELSLNSPCSLEPKEVMEPVAPMGSQNPSANAVLGSQRVPRKGRRKKSKEQPVACAEGYVRRLRSSSRGQSTVTTEMTSQTGKLQNQPQEELQREAGPPLSRGKPRAWVRAWAAALEKPDSGNLERSAGQGSPAREGPLELYPKLTDASHANPVLSLVDSAQADSMPVDCAEADSTADDSAVVESTAVDPAVVHPVPVDQASASAELAGPLPADPVLTGPALPDLTAVESAVVVSTPGNLSPVDAIPVDPVPNSLAQIEPVPVKSRPTDPRRAASAQGSPTSPEFSDPPKAIVPEVKEVVGHLKVQSGPSATTQEARPRPLSLSEYRRRRQQRQTEAEQRHSQPPAGKWPSLPETPTGLADIPCLVIPPTSTKKTAPQRSPEAVPETCFVSVGPSPASTPELSASKPTALTPSEHVPSHEMPLPARPLPSTIQSMSPAGPIPPAVPAPLPFPPSGLGMPPMMPFPPSGHGVPSLPPPPSQACGLPVAMRPVPPEPYAHYASMPPWPCYPPVSPGYPCLPPPPTVPLVSGTPGTYAVPSTCNVPWVPPSAPVSPYSSSCAYGPMGWGPGLQHPPFWSAVSPPPLSPASVGRAASSPKVEPSSIPAGSPENVPAVPVTPPLSLEPASHKTTHIEPTKLEVKPVPASPRLKQKVSSVVPNPNVNAPVCPPVENVAEEATSERLKPEAPESRPKEKAPSPAIKTVPAPRQNTIPKLPAVHPARLRKLSFLPTPRTQGPEAVVQAFISEIGIEASDLSSLLEQFEKSEGLTPPATPPHQLWKPLAAVSLLAKARSPKSTAQEGTLKPEGVTEAKHPATACLRERVHGPSPVHVGSGDHDYCVRSRTPPKKMPALVIPELGSRWNVKRHQDITIKPVLSLGPAAPLLPCTTASQEPLDHRTSSDQADPSTPCLAPSALLSPEASPCRNDTNTRTPPEPSAKQRSVRCYRKACRSVSPTSRGWQGRRGRSSRSVSSGSIRTSEASSSSSSSASSSSRSRSRSLSPPHKRWRRSSCSSSGRSRRCSSSSSSSSSSSSSSSSSTSRSRSRSPSPRRRSDRRRRYSSYRSHDHYQRQRVLQKERAIEERRVVFIGKIPSHMTRSELKQRFSVFGEIEECTIHFRVQGDNYGFVTYRYAEEAFAAIESGHKLRQADEQPFDLCFGGRRQFCKRSYSDLDSNREDFDPAPVKSKFDSLDFDTLLKQAQKNLRR is encoded by the exons GTGCTGCTGCATGAGGAGGTGGATGACTCCAGCTTTGTCAGTCTGTCTCGGCTGGGCTCATCCCTGAGGGACAAAGACTTAGGGATGGAGGAACTAATACTGCAGGATGAGACACTACTGGGGACCATGCAGAGCTACATGGATGCTTCCCTCATCTCCCTCATTGAGGATTTTGGGAGCCTTGGAGAG AGCAGGTTATCTCTGGAGGACCAGAATGAGATGTCGCTGCTCACGGCTCTGACGGAGATCTTGGACAATGCAGATTCAGAGAACCTGTCTCCATTTGATAGTATTCCTGACTCAGAGCTGCTTGTGTCACCTCGGGAGAGCTCCTCT CTGCACAAGCTACTCAGTCTTTCTCGGACACCCCCTGAACGTGACCTCATCACCCCAATTGACTCATTGGGACCCAGTACAGGCAGTAGTAGA GTTGAGGTGTCTCTTGCAGATCCCTCTTGGGACTTTTCTCCACCTTCCTTCTTGGAGACTTCTTCCCCCAAGCTGCCCAGCTGGAGACCTCCAAGATCAAGACCACGTTGGGGCCAGTCCCCTCCTCCCCAACAGCGCAGtgatggagaagaggaggaggaggtggccaGCTTCAGTGGTCAGGTGCTTGCTGGAGAGCCTGACCACTCTGTGAGTGCCAGCTCAGACTTCCCCATGCACTTGGCCTGCCCTGAGGAAGAAGATAagtcagcagcagcagaggggGCAGTGCCAGCACCTGGGGATGAGAGCATCTCCTCCCTGAGTGAGCTGGTACGGGCCATGCATCCATACTGCCTGCCCAGCCTCACTCACCTGGCGTCCCTGGAGGATGAGCTTCAGGAGCAGGCAGATGATGTGACGCTGCCTGAGGGTtgtgtggtgctggagattgtGGGGCAGGCAGCTGCAGCTGGAGACGACCTGGAGATCCCCGTTGTGGTGCGGCAGATTCCTGCTGGACCTCAGTCCGCATTCCTGGATGACTCGCTAGAAGCCAGCTCTGCCTTGCAGATGCTCATGCCCACATTGGAGTCAGGGACAGAGGATGAtgtgcccaagctggcctcctgCCCTGAGCAAGAGGAATTGTCACTGAACTCACCTTGCTCATTGGAGCCCAAGGAGGTCATGGAGCCAGTGGCACCCATGGGTTCTCAGAACCCATCTGCTAATGCCGTACTGGGCTCCCAGAGGGTTCCCAGAAAGGGCAGGAGGAAGAAGAGCAAGGAGCAGCCAGTGGCCTGTGCAGAAGGCTatgtcaggaggctgaggtcatCTTCTCGAGGGCAGTCTACAGTCACTACAGAGATGACTTCTCAGACAGGCAAGTTACAGAATCAGCCTCAGGAAGAACTTCAGAGAGAGGCTGGGCCTCCCCTGAGCAGAGGGAAGCCGCGGGCCTGGGTTCGGGCCTGGGCAGCTGCTTTGGAGAAGCCTGACTCTGGCAACTTGGAGAGAAGTGCAGGACAAGGTAGTCCTGCTAGAGAAGGTCCTCTAGAACTTTACCCCAAACTGACAGATGCTAGTCATGCCAATCCTGTTCTCTCATTGGTTGACTCTGCCCAAGCTGACTCAATGCCAGTTGACTGTGCTGAAGCTGATTCCACTGCAGATGACTCCGCTGTAGTTGAATCCACTGCAGTTGACCCTGCAGTAGTTCATCCTGTACCTGTTGACCAGGCTTCAGCCAGTGCAGAGCTTGCTGGCCCTCTCCCAGCTGACCCAGTGCTGACTGGCCCAGCCCTGCCTGACTTGACAGCAGTTGAATCTGCGGTGGTTGTTTCCACCCCAGGTAACTTATCTCCAGTTGATGCTATCCCAGTTGACCCTGTTCCTAACAGCCTGGCTCAAATTGAACCTGTGCCGGTTAAGTCCAGACCAACTGACCCTAGACGTGCAGCATCAGCTCAGGGGAGTCCAACTTCCCCAGAGTTCTCAGATCCCCCTAAGGCCATCGTCCCTGAAGTCAAGGAGGTTGTAGGTCATTTGAAGGTGCAAAGTGGTCCCAGTGCTACCACCCAGGAAGCCAGACCTCGGCCTCTCAGCCTATCTGAGTACCGGCGACGGAGGCAGCAACGACAAACAGAAGCAGAACAGAGACATTCCCAGCCTCCAGCTGGCAAGTGGCCCAGCCTTCCAGAGACCCCCACAGGCCTGGCAGATATCCCTTGTCTTGTCATCCCACCAACCTCAACCAAGAAGACAGCTCCGCAGAGAAGCCCTGAAGCTGTCCcagagacttgctttgtgtctgtTGGTCCCAGCCCTGCTTCTACTCCTGAGCTATCTGCAAGCAAACCTACAGCTTTAACTCCCTCCGAGCATGTGCCATCCCATGAGATGCCACTGCCAGCCAGACCTCTCCCTTCTACTATACAGTCCATGTCTCCTGCTGGCCCAATTCCTCCTGCAGTACCTGCTCCTTTGCCTTTCCCTCCAAGTGGGCTAGGCATGCCCCCCATGATGCCCTTTCCTCCAAGTGGGCATGGAGTTCCCagtctgcctccacctccctcgCAGGCTTGTGGTCTTCCAGTGGCTATGAGACCAGTGCCACCTGAGCCCTATGCTCACTATGCCTCTATGCCACCCTGGCCTTGTTATCCTCCTGTATCTCCTGGGTATCCTTGCCTGCCTCCACCACCAACGGTGCCCCTGGTGTCTGGTACTCCTGGCACCTATGCTGTGCCCTCCACTTGCAATGTGCCTTGGGTACCCCCTTCTGCACCAGTCTCACCATACAGCTCCAGCTGTGCCTATGGACCCATGGGATGGGGCCCAGGGTTACAACACCCTCCATTCTGGTCTGCTGTATCCCCGCCTCCTTTGTCTCCAGCCTCTGTTGGGAGGGCTGCTTCCTCACCCAAGGTGGAGCCTAGTAGCATTCCAGCTGGCTCTCCTGAAAATGTACCAGCTGTGCCAGTGACTCCTCCTCTTAGTCTTGAACCTGCCAGCCACAAAACTACACACATAGAGCCCACCAAACTGGAAGTAAAGCCAGTGCCTGCATCTCCCCGTCTGAAACAAAAGGTGTCCTCTGTGGTGCCAAACCCCAATGTTAATGCCCCAGTGTGCCCGCCTGTTGAGAATGTGGCTGAAGAAGCTACATCAGAGAGGCTGAAGCCTGAGGCCCCGGAGAGTAGGCCTAAGGAGAAAGCCCCCTCTCCAGCCATCAAAACTGTTCCTGCACCAAGGCAGAATACTATCCCGAAGCTGCCTGCTGTCCATCCAGCCCGTCTAAGGAAGCTCTCCTTCCTGCCTACCCCACGTACTCAGGGTCCTGAGGCTGTGGTACAGGCGTTTATCAGTGAGATTG GAATTGAAGCTTCAGACCTGTCAAGTCTGTTGGAGCAGTTTGAGAAATCAGAAG gGCTCACCCCTCCAGCTACCCCTCCCCACCAGTTATGGAAGCCCCTGGCTGCTGTCTCCCTGCTGGCCAAAGCCAGATCTCCCAAGTCCACCGCCCAGGAGGGAACCCTGAAGCCTGAAGGAGTTACAGAGGCCAAACATCCAGCCACAGCCTGCCTCCGAGAAAGGGTCCATGGCCCTAGTCCAgttcatgtgggctctggagaccaTGACTACTGTGTCCGAAGCAGGACGCCCCCCAAAAAGATGCCTGCCCTAGTCATTCCTGAACTGGGCTCCCGATGGAACGTCAAACGCCATCAGGATATCACCATCAAACCTGTCTTGTCCTTGGGCCCAGCTGCTCCCCTACTCCCATGCACAACTGCCTCCCAGGAGCCACTTGATCACAGGACTAGCAGTGATCAGGCCGATCCTTCAACGCCTTGTCTTGCCCCATCTGCCTTGCTGTCTCCTGAGGCCTCACCCTGCCGGAATGACACGAACACTAGGACTCCCCCTGAGCCCTCAGCCAAGCAGCGGTCAGTGCGCTGCTATCGAAAAGCCTGCAGGTCAGTCAGCCCCACAAGCCGGGGCTGGCAGGGCCGCCGTGGCCGCAGCAGTCGATCAGTCAGCTCTGGGTCCATCCGGACCAGCGAAGCatcttcctcttcatcctcatCGGCGTCTTCCTCATCCCGGTCCAGGTCCAggtccctctcccctccccacaagaGGTGGCGAAG GTCTAGTTGTAGTTCCTCTGGACGTTCTAGAAGatgttcttcctcctcttcatcatcttcctcctcatcttcttcaTCCTCCTCATCCACTTCCCGAAGCCGTTCCAGATCCCCGTCCCCTCGCCGGAGAAGTGACAGGAGACGGCG GTACAGCTCTTATCGCTCACATGACCACTACCAAAGGCAGAGAGTGCTGCAGAAGGAGCGTGCAATA gaagagaggagagtggtCTTTATTGGGAAGATACCTAGTCACATGACTCGGTCAGAGCTGAAGCAGAGGTTCTCTGTTTTTGGAGAGATTGAGGAGTGTACCATCCATTTCCGTGTACAAGG TGACAACTATGGATTCGTCACTTACCGCTATGCTGAGGAGGCATTTGCAGCCATTGAGAGTGGCCACAAGTTGAGGCAGGCAGATGAGCAACCCTTTGATCTCTGCTTTGGGGGCCGCAGGCAGTTCTGCAAGAGGAGTTATTCTGATCTTG ATTCCAACCGGGAAGACTTTGATCCTGCTCCAGTAAAGAGCAAATTCGATTCTCTTGACTTTGACACGTTGTTGAAACAGGCCCAGAAGAACCTCCGTAGGTAA
- the Pprc1 gene encoding peroxisome proliferator-activated receptor gamma coactivator-related protein 1 isoform X5: MAARRGRKDRVAPLPSGGPGPDPGGGVRGGGWASRSQAPYGTVGAVSGGEQVLLHEEVDDSSFVSLSRLGSSLRDKDLGMEELILQDETLLGTMQSYMDASLISLIEDFGSLGESRLSLEDQNEMSLLTALTEILDNADSENLSPFDSIPDSELLVSPRESSSLHKLLSLSRTPPERDLITPIDSLGPSTGSSRVEVSLADPSWDFSPPSFLETSSPKLPSWRPPRSRPRWGQSPPPQQRSDGEEEEEVASFSGQVLAGEPDHSVSASSDFPMHLACPEEEDKSAAAEGAVPAPGDESISSLSELVRAMHPYCLPSLTHLASLEDELQEQADDVTLPEGCVVLEIVGQAAAAGDDLEIPVVVRQIPAGPQSAFLDDSLEASSALQMLMPTLESGTEDDVPKLASCPEQEELSLNSPCSLEPKEVMEPVAPMGSQNPSANAVLGSQRVPRKGRRKKSKEQPVACAEGYVRRLRSSSRGQSTVTTEMTSQTGKLQNQPQEELQREAGPPLSRGKPRAWVRAWAAALEKPDSGNLERSAGQGSPAREGPLELYPKLTDASHANPVLSLVDSAQADSMPVDCAEADSTADDSAVVESTAVDPAVVHPVPVDQASASAELAGPLPADPVLTGPALPDLTAVESAVVVSTPGNLSPVDAIPVDPVPNSLAQIEPVPVKSRPTDPRRAASAQGSPTSPEFSDPPKAIVPEVKEVVGHLKVQSGPSATTQEARPRPLSLSEYRRRRQQRQTEAEQRHSQPPAGKWPSLPETPTGLADIPCLVIPPTSTKKTAPQRSPEAVPETCFVSVGPSPASTPELSASKPTALTPSEHVPSHEMPLPARPLPSTIQSMSPAGPIPPAVPAPLPFPPSGLGMPPMMPFPPSGHGVPSLPPPPSQACGLPVAMRPVPPEPYAHYASMPPWPCYPPVSPGYPCLPPPPTVPLVSGTPGTYAVPSTCNVPWVPPSAPVSPYSSSCAYGPMGWGPGLQHPPFWSAVSPPPLSPASVGRAASSPKVEPSSIPAGSPENVPAVPVTPPLSLEPASHKTTHIEPTKLEVKPVPASPRLKQKVSSVVPNPNVNAPVCPPVENVAEEATSERLKPEAPESRPKEKAPSPAIKTVPAPRQNTIPKLPAVHPARLRKLSFLPTPRTQGPEAVVQAFISEIGIEASDLSSLLEQFEKSEAKKECPLPAPADNVAVGNSGSSCSSSGRSRRCSSSSSSSSSSSSSSSSSTSRSRSRSPSPRRRSDRRRRYSSYRSHDHYQRQRVLQKERAIEERRVVFIGKIPSHMTRSELKQRFSVFGEIEECTIHFRVQGDNYGFVTYRYAEEAFAAIESGHKLRQADEQPFDLCFGGRRQFCKRSYSDLDSNREDFDPAPVKSKFDSLDFDTLLKQAQKNLRR; this comes from the exons GTGCTGCTGCATGAGGAGGTGGATGACTCCAGCTTTGTCAGTCTGTCTCGGCTGGGCTCATCCCTGAGGGACAAAGACTTAGGGATGGAGGAACTAATACTGCAGGATGAGACACTACTGGGGACCATGCAGAGCTACATGGATGCTTCCCTCATCTCCCTCATTGAGGATTTTGGGAGCCTTGGAGAG AGCAGGTTATCTCTGGAGGACCAGAATGAGATGTCGCTGCTCACGGCTCTGACGGAGATCTTGGACAATGCAGATTCAGAGAACCTGTCTCCATTTGATAGTATTCCTGACTCAGAGCTGCTTGTGTCACCTCGGGAGAGCTCCTCT CTGCACAAGCTACTCAGTCTTTCTCGGACACCCCCTGAACGTGACCTCATCACCCCAATTGACTCATTGGGACCCAGTACAGGCAGTAGTAGA GTTGAGGTGTCTCTTGCAGATCCCTCTTGGGACTTTTCTCCACCTTCCTTCTTGGAGACTTCTTCCCCCAAGCTGCCCAGCTGGAGACCTCCAAGATCAAGACCACGTTGGGGCCAGTCCCCTCCTCCCCAACAGCGCAGtgatggagaagaggaggaggaggtggccaGCTTCAGTGGTCAGGTGCTTGCTGGAGAGCCTGACCACTCTGTGAGTGCCAGCTCAGACTTCCCCATGCACTTGGCCTGCCCTGAGGAAGAAGATAagtcagcagcagcagaggggGCAGTGCCAGCACCTGGGGATGAGAGCATCTCCTCCCTGAGTGAGCTGGTACGGGCCATGCATCCATACTGCCTGCCCAGCCTCACTCACCTGGCGTCCCTGGAGGATGAGCTTCAGGAGCAGGCAGATGATGTGACGCTGCCTGAGGGTtgtgtggtgctggagattgtGGGGCAGGCAGCTGCAGCTGGAGACGACCTGGAGATCCCCGTTGTGGTGCGGCAGATTCCTGCTGGACCTCAGTCCGCATTCCTGGATGACTCGCTAGAAGCCAGCTCTGCCTTGCAGATGCTCATGCCCACATTGGAGTCAGGGACAGAGGATGAtgtgcccaagctggcctcctgCCCTGAGCAAGAGGAATTGTCACTGAACTCACCTTGCTCATTGGAGCCCAAGGAGGTCATGGAGCCAGTGGCACCCATGGGTTCTCAGAACCCATCTGCTAATGCCGTACTGGGCTCCCAGAGGGTTCCCAGAAAGGGCAGGAGGAAGAAGAGCAAGGAGCAGCCAGTGGCCTGTGCAGAAGGCTatgtcaggaggctgaggtcatCTTCTCGAGGGCAGTCTACAGTCACTACAGAGATGACTTCTCAGACAGGCAAGTTACAGAATCAGCCTCAGGAAGAACTTCAGAGAGAGGCTGGGCCTCCCCTGAGCAGAGGGAAGCCGCGGGCCTGGGTTCGGGCCTGGGCAGCTGCTTTGGAGAAGCCTGACTCTGGCAACTTGGAGAGAAGTGCAGGACAAGGTAGTCCTGCTAGAGAAGGTCCTCTAGAACTTTACCCCAAACTGACAGATGCTAGTCATGCCAATCCTGTTCTCTCATTGGTTGACTCTGCCCAAGCTGACTCAATGCCAGTTGACTGTGCTGAAGCTGATTCCACTGCAGATGACTCCGCTGTAGTTGAATCCACTGCAGTTGACCCTGCAGTAGTTCATCCTGTACCTGTTGACCAGGCTTCAGCCAGTGCAGAGCTTGCTGGCCCTCTCCCAGCTGACCCAGTGCTGACTGGCCCAGCCCTGCCTGACTTGACAGCAGTTGAATCTGCGGTGGTTGTTTCCACCCCAGGTAACTTATCTCCAGTTGATGCTATCCCAGTTGACCCTGTTCCTAACAGCCTGGCTCAAATTGAACCTGTGCCGGTTAAGTCCAGACCAACTGACCCTAGACGTGCAGCATCAGCTCAGGGGAGTCCAACTTCCCCAGAGTTCTCAGATCCCCCTAAGGCCATCGTCCCTGAAGTCAAGGAGGTTGTAGGTCATTTGAAGGTGCAAAGTGGTCCCAGTGCTACCACCCAGGAAGCCAGACCTCGGCCTCTCAGCCTATCTGAGTACCGGCGACGGAGGCAGCAACGACAAACAGAAGCAGAACAGAGACATTCCCAGCCTCCAGCTGGCAAGTGGCCCAGCCTTCCAGAGACCCCCACAGGCCTGGCAGATATCCCTTGTCTTGTCATCCCACCAACCTCAACCAAGAAGACAGCTCCGCAGAGAAGCCCTGAAGCTGTCCcagagacttgctttgtgtctgtTGGTCCCAGCCCTGCTTCTACTCCTGAGCTATCTGCAAGCAAACCTACAGCTTTAACTCCCTCCGAGCATGTGCCATCCCATGAGATGCCACTGCCAGCCAGACCTCTCCCTTCTACTATACAGTCCATGTCTCCTGCTGGCCCAATTCCTCCTGCAGTACCTGCTCCTTTGCCTTTCCCTCCAAGTGGGCTAGGCATGCCCCCCATGATGCCCTTTCCTCCAAGTGGGCATGGAGTTCCCagtctgcctccacctccctcgCAGGCTTGTGGTCTTCCAGTGGCTATGAGACCAGTGCCACCTGAGCCCTATGCTCACTATGCCTCTATGCCACCCTGGCCTTGTTATCCTCCTGTATCTCCTGGGTATCCTTGCCTGCCTCCACCACCAACGGTGCCCCTGGTGTCTGGTACTCCTGGCACCTATGCTGTGCCCTCCACTTGCAATGTGCCTTGGGTACCCCCTTCTGCACCAGTCTCACCATACAGCTCCAGCTGTGCCTATGGACCCATGGGATGGGGCCCAGGGTTACAACACCCTCCATTCTGGTCTGCTGTATCCCCGCCTCCTTTGTCTCCAGCCTCTGTTGGGAGGGCTGCTTCCTCACCCAAGGTGGAGCCTAGTAGCATTCCAGCTGGCTCTCCTGAAAATGTACCAGCTGTGCCAGTGACTCCTCCTCTTAGTCTTGAACCTGCCAGCCACAAAACTACACACATAGAGCCCACCAAACTGGAAGTAAAGCCAGTGCCTGCATCTCCCCGTCTGAAACAAAAGGTGTCCTCTGTGGTGCCAAACCCCAATGTTAATGCCCCAGTGTGCCCGCCTGTTGAGAATGTGGCTGAAGAAGCTACATCAGAGAGGCTGAAGCCTGAGGCCCCGGAGAGTAGGCCTAAGGAGAAAGCCCCCTCTCCAGCCATCAAAACTGTTCCTGCACCAAGGCAGAATACTATCCCGAAGCTGCCTGCTGTCCATCCAGCCCGTCTAAGGAAGCTCTCCTTCCTGCCTACCCCACGTACTCAGGGTCCTGAGGCTGTGGTACAGGCGTTTATCAGTGAGATTG GAATTGAAGCTTCAGACCTGTCAAGTCTGTTGGAGCAGTTTGAGAAATCAGAAG CCAAAAAGGAGTGTCCTCTCCCGGCTCCTGCTGATAATGTGGCTGTAGGAAACTCAGG GTCTAGTTGTAGTTCCTCTGGACGTTCTAGAAGatgttcttcctcctcttcatcatcttcctcctcatcttcttcaTCCTCCTCATCCACTTCCCGAAGCCGTTCCAGATCCCCGTCCCCTCGCCGGAGAAGTGACAGGAGACGGCG GTACAGCTCTTATCGCTCACATGACCACTACCAAAGGCAGAGAGTGCTGCAGAAGGAGCGTGCAATA gaagagaggagagtggtCTTTATTGGGAAGATACCTAGTCACATGACTCGGTCAGAGCTGAAGCAGAGGTTCTCTGTTTTTGGAGAGATTGAGGAGTGTACCATCCATTTCCGTGTACAAGG TGACAACTATGGATTCGTCACTTACCGCTATGCTGAGGAGGCATTTGCAGCCATTGAGAGTGGCCACAAGTTGAGGCAGGCAGATGAGCAACCCTTTGATCTCTGCTTTGGGGGCCGCAGGCAGTTCTGCAAGAGGAGTTATTCTGATCTTG ATTCCAACCGGGAAGACTTTGATCCTGCTCCAGTAAAGAGCAAATTCGATTCTCTTGACTTTGACACGTTGTTGAAACAGGCCCAGAAGAACCTCCGTAGGTAA